GCCCGCAAAGTTGACCTGAGTAAGATACGTGATGCGATTGATACAGGGAAACTGACCGTATTTGTAGACGTGATGCATGGAGCAGCAGCCGGTGGGTTAGGGATGCTCCTGGGTGAAGGAGTCAGGGAAATTAACAGCGATCGCGATCCTCTTTTTGAAGGTGGAGCCCCAGAACCCTTACCTAAATACCTTTCCCGCTTATTTTCTGTGATGAAAGTCCACCAGGAAACCAACCCTTCAGGATTAACAGTGGGTTTAGTTTTTGATGGAGACTGCGATCGCGTTGCAGCTGTCGATAGTCAGGTAAATTTTCTCAGTTCCCAGATACTTATTCCTATCCTGATTGATCACCTCACCCTGCGTCGTGATTTTACAGGGGAAATTGTCAAAACTGTCAGTGGTTCTGATTTAATTCCCCGTGTTGCCGCTCTGCATAATTTGTCAATTTATGAAACACCTGTGGGTTATAAATATATAGCCGATAGGATGTTAGATGCTCAAGTATTATTAGGAGGGGAAGAATCCGGTGGTATTGGTTATGGTAGCCATATTCCTGAACGGGATGCCCTACTTTCAGCCCTATATACCCTGGAAGCAGTTGTCGAATCTGGTTTAGATTTGGGTGCATATTATGCCCAATTGCAAGCCCAAGCCAATTTTACATCTGCCTACGATCGTATTGATTTGCCCCTGGCAAGCATGGAAGTACGAGGAAAATTATTAGCACAATTACAAACCCAACCACCAGCAGAAATTGCTGGCAAAACAGTAATTGGTTGTCAAACCATAGATGGTTACAAATTCCGTCTCGCTGATCAGAGTTGGTTAATGATTCGTTTTAGTGGCACCGAACCAGTATTACGTCTCTACTGTGAAGCTGCAACCCTGGAAGAGGTACATAAAACTTTAGCCTGGGCAAAAGATTGGGCAGAGTAAAAAGTATCAAGTTGCAGATTTAAAAAACCATGGGAGCAAAATGCTCCCTATTTGCATATTAGGGGAGTTTTCTCCGGCAAATCGCAAATATTTCCATTCATACAGACAATCCTAATAAGCTCCCTGGTCTTTTTTGAAGATAACAGAAATAGTCCGCAACATTAATTTTAAATCATATTTCCATGTCCAATATTTTTGATATCTTAAATCCAATTCCACAACATCTTCAAAAGATTGAATTTTGGAACGTCCACTGACTTGCCACTCACCAGTCATTCCCGGTTTGACATCAAATCTTTGCCAATCATCAACTCGATATAGTTCTACTTCATCAACAGTAGGTGGACGAGTTCCAACTAAACTCATTTCTCCCCAGAGAACATTCCAGAATTGTGGTATTTCATCTAAGCTAGTTTTTCTGAGAAATTTTCCTACTTTGGTAATTCTTGGGTCTTGAGCATTTTTAAATAATGCACCTTCTACTTCATTTTTGATACTAGATTTCAGGGCTTCGGCATTGGTTACCATCGAGCGAAACTTCCACATCCGGAAACGTTTACCGAGATGTCCACAACGAATTTGACCAAATAAAATTGGTCCTGGACTATCTAACTTAATGGCGATCGCTATGGGTATAAATAAAAATCCTGTAATCAATAAGCCAACTAATGAACCTAAAATATCGAGAGTTCGCTTCCGTCGAGAATGAATGGAAGGATGGGTAAAACCTCGACGCTTACTAATTTGATAAAGGATGCTCTCACTATCATGTTGAAATTCACAGTATTGGTCTAAGTGATGTTCGATAAGAGTTTTTTTGAGTTGAAAATCAATACTCAGTATAATAATTTTGATGTTAGATTCTTTCAAGAAATTACAAATACTTTGTAGCGTGGCAACTCCACTACTATCTACACGATTTACATGGCTAAAATCAAGAATAATCTTATTAATTATGGAATTATTGGCAAAGACTTTATAACATTTAGCTTTGAAAAATCTCGCTTCTACATTACCTAAGATGACTGGTAATTTTACTAAATATACTTGTGGCGACACAACTATAATTTTGGTAATACTTCTTTCAGACTTCATAAATTAAGCTTTTTAATATGAAATTATATAGGTTGGAAAAAATAAATTATTTTTTGTGCTTATATTCTTAATAAGAATATTATTTGCCTAAGCAAAGTATGAAAGGATAAATTTCAGACAAATAATACTCTATTTGTGATATCACTATACTTTTTTAACAGAGGTAAAGTCTATCAAAGATGCATTAGAAAGTTCGAGCTTCTGGCTCTGAAGTAACTGTTGCTCTAATAAACTACAGAGTAATTGTTGAGATGTTAAGCTTTGGTGAGATATGGGTAAACGTTGAGGTTCACAAATAAACTGTACTAAATCACCAGGAGACCAGGCAATAGGAACACCAAGTTCTTCGAGTACTGTAGCTAGCTCCACTTGATGATTATCAACATGTTCTTTATATTCATAACTTCGAGGTACAAGAATATAAGGTACTTCTAATTCTTCTAGCATTAGAAATGTCCCTTCTCCACAATGGGAAATAATTATTCTTGCTTCTTTCAGTAAAGCATTAAAATGATTTTCATCTAGATGCTTGTAAACTCTTACACCTGGTGAAAGTACAGTACAAGAACCATACTGAATAATTACTTCTTCCTGAATTAAACCTTCTCGAAGCAAAAAACTAATCCAGTTTATCAAGCGATTAAATGGATATTTTTCTGTACCAACTGTAACAAAAATCATATTTTTTACCTAGCTTTAGTGAGATTATTGAACAATCATTTTAGCTTTGCGATAGCGCTGCTGTAAGGGCAACCAATGCACATAAATTACATTAAGAAATGGCAGAGCAATTTTTGCAGAAAGACTGAGATTATGTACACGAGTAATTGATTCTACAAAAACGGTTTGGCAACCAGATAACTTACCAATAATGAGAAAGGGAACTGCGACGCCTGCACCACTAGTAATAATCACATCAGGGCGTTCTGTACGAATAACTTTCCAGGCTAGGAACAAATTTCTCATCAAGTTGGGAATATGACGATTTGTAGGACTCCAAGCCCAAATTTTATTCTCTTCAGCCAACATTAATTCAGTTGTTGGAGTCTTAAAGGTAATCCAATGACGGTTGTAACTAGCCCAAAAATTTTGTAATTGGTACAAAGCTTTAAAGTGTCCACCTGATGAACAAACGAGCATGATTTTCATATACGATATGTAAAGAATGAGTTGCTAAATTGCCATTGCTATAAAAAAAGAATTATTCTCTGAATCTCCATAGATTCTATGAATATTCATACCCTTAGATTAAGTGGTAATGGAAAATATGATGTTGTGGTCAACTATGGGTAAATATCTCTTACTTTTAAGCAGATATTCGAGAAATTTGTTCTTGATAAATACGTTTTTTTTGTCTTTTACCTGTAATTTCTAAGGCAATTTTTTCGCTCCAATGGTAGAGAGATTGGGGAAGTAAGAATAAGAGATAAGCCGCAGCAATGGTGATTAAGGTTTTGCTTGGTTCTTGAAGTAGAATTTGCCAGTGAGTTTTAATTGCGCGATGAGTCAGATGAACAGCTAATTTCCCGTTTTTCAAACGCACTGCCCGTCGAGCAAGATAACGTAATTGGTATGCTCTAGCAAGGTTTTCCCATTTCTTAACAACTGTAGGTGCATAGGTGCGGGTTTTCGCTATTACAGCTTCCCAGGAGTCGAGTTGATCAAAGACACTGGCTGAGAGTCCTCCTGCGTTGACACGATAGAGAGTGAGTGCGTCGGGAATCCCTTCAACTTGCCAATTTGTTTGTAGAACAATACGTATCCAACACTCAATATCTTCAGAACGACGGAATTCATCATCGAAGTAACAGAATTCTTTACTTCCCTGCTTATCGCTCTCATACTTGATTGCTTCTAAGGTTTCTCGACGAATCACGGGAGCAGAACCATTACCCACAGGGTTACGACACATCAGGTAAGGAGCGGTAATCCCTGTAAATTTCGGCATTTGGTACGTACCCAAAGGTTTACCGAATTCATCGATAAATGCAGAACGACAGAAACTGACACCAACATGGGGAGATGTTTCTAGGTGTTGTACCTGCTGGGCAATTTTTTCCGGCAACCATAAGTCATCACCGTCTAAAAATGCTAAGTATTCACCGGTTGCATGACGGATTCCGGTATTTCTTGCTCCTGCTAAACCGCGATTTTTCTGGTGGATAATCTTGATGCGTGAATCTGTATATTGCTGACAAATTTCAATGCTGCGATCAGGTGACTCGTCATTAATAATCAGGATTTCCAGATTTTCGTAGGTTTGAGCTAGGACAGATTCTAGAGTTTGAGCGATGTATTTCTCAACTCCGTAAACAGGGATAATTACAGATACTTTTTTCATGGTGATGCTTGTGGTGTGTTCCCTGGAATTTCTACTTACTACTAGGTGCGTATTGCCGCTTGAGAGATTGGTGATTTAGTAAAGTTAAGATACGGAATAAACCGTAGGGTGAGTTGCTGTGGTTTAATCCCTGTGCAGTCAGGGTTGGAGGAGTAGCCCATTGACTCAGGGGAACTTCCCAAGGGTTGCTTCCCCAAACAGAGGTGATAATTTGTTGTTGTTCGGGGGTTACACTTTCCCACATTTCTTTGATGGTGGGACTATGGAGAGCATACCAACCCAAATTAGACCAGGAACCATCGGTAGCTAGGGAGACTTGTTTAACCTTAGACTTGCGACGTTTTTGTAGCCATTGCCCAGCGTAAACTAGGAATTTTTCTACATTAGAAGCACCAGGTCGCCAACCTCGATTAGCATCCACAATGGAGTTGCCGCAAAGCTTGGCTATAACTTGATTCCAAACGGCAGCATTGATTTTCCATCGTGGACGAATTTGGTTATAACAATCCGCGATCGCCCTGTCTCCCAGAAAAATATCGTAGGGTAAAATTCGTAACATCATATTATCCGAGAGTCCTGGTTGGTAGCAGGCAGGACGTACCCGACGGTCTTCAAGACGTAGTCTTTCCAAGTCTGAAGTGAAACGGGGAGGTAAATCACCAAACCACTCATTCAAACGTTCCTGCATTGCTTGGGCAAACTCTGGAGCGGGAGGACGGGGAGGAGATTCCATCAGGAAGCTTTTCACGGGGGTATCGTCCAATTGGAAGAAAGGTAAATTTTTACCTAGTAATTGTACGTACTTCTGTTCTAAACAAGCCCCTTTAAATACATCATCTATGGGGAAAGCCGCGAGGACGGTTTTGGCTTGCAGTTTCTGGATGAGTTCCAGAGTCCCCATAAAATGGTTGTCTTCCACAGACCACATCGCCCCAGAAACCTTTACCCCATCAGCAATCCAACGGGGATAGTAGTCCTTATCTCTGGCATAGCCGATGTATTCTACCTGAGCCGCCGCACAAAGTTGTTGAGCGATCGCGCTTTCATTATTGGGAACATCGTAAAGATTGATACCATGAACCTGGGCGGGGTTATTTGCTGCAAATAGAATTGCACGGGAATCTAAACCACCACTGACATAGGTGACAATGGGTGCTAGACGGGGTAAGGTGCGTTTTTTTATTGCTGCTTGTACCGCTTCAGATAATCGCTCTACCGCAGTCTGGAAGCTAATACTGGGTGCTTCGGTGAATGCTTGCCAATATTCACGCTGTCGGTAGGATGGTTGGGAAAGTTGCCAACAACAGTGAGTTGCTGCTCCTGCATACTTAATTTCGTTGTAATAAGTATGGGGAGGTGTGGCTTTCCACTCCCGTAAAAACTCTGCCATGGAGACGTAATCCGGTGTTGTCTGCACATCAGAGTCCGTGGCGATCGCATCTGGGAAAGTACAGATGACAGTGTTACTAACTTGCTGGGGACGATACAGAAAAACTGGATAAAAGCCAAAGCGGTCAGTTATCAGATGAATCAGCCGCTCACGGGGGTCTACAATCAGGATGGCTGCACTACCATCGTAGTTTTCTAAGGCATGAATACCGCCCTCTAAATATTCTTTTATCAGAATTTTATTGCTTAAACCACCCGTAGAATCGCTGATTTTTTCCCCTTCACACCATGTAGATTCGTCCCAAACTACTCTCCCAGACGTAACAATACGTACACCAGTAGCTGGATGATAAGCAGGGGCAAAGAGTTCGGGAGGATCGTGACTTACCCAGGCGATCGCGCAATCATTTTCAATAATAATTTCTGTATGTTCTGAGTCAGAAGTTATTAATCTTTTTGCCGCAGATTCAATGCGAGATACCCGATTATCACCAATAGTTATGTAAATACCAGACATATTTGTGGATGTGAATAATATGATGAAATTTTTAATTAGTCCTAGATAAAATCGGAACTCAATTGTTGAGATTTTTTCTGATTTTGACCACAGTTAATCTTGGTATTTATATTGTGGATATATGCTTGTAATTCTTGTGGTTTGCGAAATATCAGAACTTGGCGATTTTCCTGATACTGCCGCATTTTTCCCAATACCAAGGGACGTACTGCCTGTGGATAATACCAAATTCCTTTGAGGGTATCCCAATCAATTTCTACAGTATGTTCTGGTAAATCTGGTCGAGATGAACCACGGAATTGGAATAATCTTTTTAATGCCCGATAGATACATAATGAGGGATGGTAATCGAGAAAAATTAATGTATCTGCTGCCTGAAAATGTGAATCCCAATTCTCTGGATCTGGACCATCCATAATCCACTTTTCCTGCTGCAATAATTTGTGCAATTTCTCACCTACCTCCTGGGAATCTACTCTTTCCCAATTAGGAGTCCAGTACAAAGCATCAAGATGGAGTACAGGTAGATTTAAATATTTACCTAATTCCATAGCGATGGTCGATTTACCAGAACCAGGAGAACCAATCAGTAAAATCTTTTGCATATTATTTATATATTCTGATGCAGAGTAATTGAGATTTTGTCTAGACAAGTTTAGTCACCTTATTTGCAAATACATAGCGAGTAGCCCAAAAAGTGAATAATGGCATGCATAGAAAATGGGTAATCAAGACAGCAGATGCTACACCAATTGCCTGCCAATGAACACCGATTAGTAAAGCAATACCAAACATCACAGTGAAAGCAACACTAAATAGCAAATCTATTTGCGGTTTATCGACTGCTATTAGTAACTGAGAAGCTGCATCTGCATAGGGACGAGGAATAGCAGATAAACAAATTAAAACTAAGATAGGAATTGCTGCTATCCATTTAGCACCAAAGACAATGGGGACATAAAAGTATGCCAAACTGGATTGTAATAATACTAGAGGAATGATAATAAAACTGATGGTTCTCAAACTATGAAAGTAACGTTGCTGGAATTTATCCCATTGGGAACGTACCTCACAAAGATGGGGTAAAAGAGCAAGACTAATGGCATTAATGGCACTTAAACTAATTCCTAACCCTGCATTGAAAGCAAAATAGTATAAACCTAATTGCTCCAAGCTGATGAAGCGTCCAACAATTAAATAATCTAAATTATTACGTAATGTTTCTAAAAGTTTAATGCCTAACATACTACGCCCAAATTTAATAATTTCTCGCCAATGTTTGGCAGTAAAGTTTTTCTTTGGTCGCCAGGAATGATTTATGTAAGGAATAATTACCCACAACGGTGCAACTAATACTTTCGGTAAGACAATTGCCCACATTCCCCATCCTAGATAAGCAAGGATAGCTGTGAGGATATTGTCAACGGTAACTTGGGTACTATTCAGAATAGCTAAAACCTTGAGTCGATTTTCTCGCTGTAACAAAGCAACATTTATATATGCGAGGGGTGAAATGAGATAAATTACAGCCATCGCACAAATTGGTAAGATTAACTTGGAGTCTCCATAAAACCAAGAAATCGGGAAGGATAGACAACATTGAATACAAAACAAACAAACATATATCAACCAATTTAATCTATAGGCTGATTGGGAAAATTCTTCTAATCTGTCCGCTTCAATTTGAATTAATTTAGCATTGATACCAAAACGACTAAAGACTTGGGTGATATCATAAGTTGTCAACACGATGGCTGCTAAACCATAGTCCTTAGGACTGAGAAACCGAGCTAAAATAACAGTAGTTATTAAACGAAATACACGAATAATTAACTCTGAACTACCCAACCAACTGAGATTTCTAAGGAAAGGATTGGAAGCTATTTTTTGCCAAAATTGCAATTTTTTTTGGTCTGCCATGATATTTATTTATATCCACAAAGATTGGTGAGTGTCAGAGAATAAATATATACCCATTAAACAAAATAAAATTTATTTATTTTAATTAGCAGATTTATATATTTCTGACGATAAATATATTCCCTTATAAGATTTTTTGGTAATTAATTGGGATAGAGTTTCTTCCCAACTAGTTAAATATTTTTCCCAGTTATGCTTGACTGATTCTCGTCCGTTAACTCCCCAAGCAAGTAATTCTCCATGATTCTGGGTGGCGATCGCCCCAATTACCCTAGTCAATTCTTCCCTGTCATTGGGTTTGATAAGTACACCACAATTATCTATTTGTTCACTTAAACCATCGATATCTGAGACAATTACCGGTTTTGCCGCAGCTTTGGCTTCTAAGCAGACATTTCCCCAGGGTTCCCAACGGGAGGGAATTACAACCACATCACACTCTTCTAAAAATTTGGGAACATCCTGAACTTTGCCAACAAAGTGAATATTGGGGTTATCTGCTGTCATGGTTTTAAGTTTTTCTTCCTCTTCACCATAACCACCAATCACTAACTCCACGGGATAATGCCGCAATGCTTCCATGGCTTGTATGAGGATATCAAAACCTTTTTGAGGACAAAAGCGACCATAGGTTGCTAATCTCAAAGGTTGATGGATATTTTGAGAAGAAACATTAAAAAATCTCTCTAAATTTGGACATTGCTGAATGAATCTTACCTTTTTTTGATTGACTAACTTGGCTTCTTTCATCCAATTTGCTTGCCCTTGGGAAACAGCAATTACACAATCTGCCAATCCATAGGCGAGACGTAACATAGAACGAAATCGAATTTTGTGTGTAACATTATGTTCTTCAAAACCCTGGGAGTAATGGTGTTCATGAATGAGAATTTTGGCAAATTGTTTCAACCAAAAAATGTCTGGCAGAAAGCGCCAATTGCATACTTGATTGAGAATAATTAAATCTGGTTTTAAAGAAGGTAAAGCTGCTTTGGCAGATTTTATATCTAAAATTTGAAAATCATAATTTTGGGAGAGACGAGAATTGTGTATTCCCTTGAGATTAGAAACAATTCCTCCAGTATTGATATCATTTAAAATGTGAAGTATGGTAGGTTTTTTCATAGCTATGAGAAAATAGGAGATTTTTCTTTAAAAGCAATGCCCATCATTACTAGGGCAATCCAATAGAGATAAGCTAAAACTTCTAGATTTTCGCCAAAGGTATACAACCACAAAATCAGCGTCATACTTAAACCGACTTGGGCAATTCTGCTATTTTGTGACTTAAAAACTAAATCAATAACGCTATAAATCATAGGGATTGCCAAAGCTAGTAATCCCACAATTCCTTTCACGTATAGCAATCCATACCAAGAGTGATGGGAACCAATGGGCATATACTCAACTAAATGGGGACCTTTTTCCACAATCCCATGTCCCCAAATGGGCGCTTCGTTTTCCCAACGGTAAAGAGCAATTCTTCCTAAAGCTGCTCGTACACGGGAAGAGTCTGCCCTCGCAGAACTAAATTTATCTGCCGCAGTTTCCGCCAAATCTAAGACTGTGGGAGCAATTAAACCACTCATAGAAGTCACTAACCCTAGGAGCAGTAACAGTAGGGGACGATGTAAGTGAGATAAAAACCATGTCAACCCCCAAACAATGGGAATTGATAATAATGCCAGAC
The Calothrix sp. 336/3 DNA segment above includes these coding regions:
- a CDS encoding glycosyltransferase codes for the protein MIFVTVGTEKYPFNRLINWISFLLREGLIQEEVIIQYGSCTVLSPGVRVYKHLDENHFNALLKEARIIISHCGEGTFLMLEELEVPYILVPRSYEYKEHVDNHQVELATVLEELGVPIAWSPGDLVQFICEPQRLPISHQSLTSQQLLCSLLEQQLLQSQKLELSNASLIDFTSVKKV
- a CDS encoding sugar transferase, whose protein sequence is MKSERSITKIIVVSPQVYLVKLPVILGNVEARFFKAKCYKVFANNSIINKIILDFSHVNRVDSSGVATLQSICNFLKESNIKIIILSIDFQLKKTLIEHHLDQYCEFQHDSESILYQISKRRGFTHPSIHSRRKRTLDILGSLVGLLITGFLFIPIAIAIKLDSPGPILFGQIRCGHLGKRFRMWKFRSMVTNAEALKSSIKNEVEGALFKNAQDPRITKVGKFLRKTSLDEIPQFWNVLWGEMSLVGTRPPTVDEVELYRVDDWQRFDVKPGMTGEWQVSGRSKIQSFEDVVELDLRYQKYWTWKYDLKLMLRTISVIFKKDQGAY
- a CDS encoding phosphoglucomutase/phosphomannomutase family protein, whose product is MAVAAQSIKFGTDGWRGVIGDEFTFERLALVAPIAAKVLFDTYGAKVGNRTIVVGYDRRFMAEDFAHKVAEVVSAAGFDILFSETFAPTPAFSWAAKQENALGALVITASHNPGKYLGLKVKSAFGGSVPPEVTKEIEALLGEPVPMAATPGKIQFFNPWGSYCEELARKVDLSKIRDAIDTGKLTVFVDVMHGAAAGGLGMLLGEGVREINSDRDPLFEGGAPEPLPKYLSRLFSVMKVHQETNPSGLTVGLVFDGDCDRVAAVDSQVNFLSSQILIPILIDHLTLRRDFTGEIVKTVSGSDLIPRVAALHNLSIYETPVGYKYIADRMLDAQVLLGGEESGGIGYGSHIPERDALLSALYTLEAVVESGLDLGAYYAQLQAQANFTSAYDRIDLPLASMEVRGKLLAQLQTQPPAEIAGKTVIGCQTIDGYKFRLADQSWLMIRFSGTEPVLRLYCEAATLEEVHKTLAWAKDWAE
- a CDS encoding glycosyltransferase family 2 protein, translated to MKKVSVIIPVYGVEKYIAQTLESVLAQTYENLEILIINDESPDRSIEICQQYTDSRIKIIHQKNRGLAGARNTGIRHATGEYLAFLDGDDLWLPEKIAQQVQHLETSPHVGVSFCRSAFIDEFGKPLGTYQMPKFTGITAPYLMCRNPVGNGSAPVIRRETLEAIKYESDKQGSKEFCYFDDEFRRSEDIECWIRIVLQTNWQVEGIPDALTLYRVNAGGLSASVFDQLDSWEAVIAKTRTYAPTVVKKWENLARAYQLRYLARRAVRLKNGKLAVHLTHRAIKTHWQILLQEPSKTLITIAAAYLLFLLPQSLYHWSEKIALEITGKRQKKRIYQEQISRISA
- a CDS encoding glycosyltransferase family 4 protein; its protein translation is MKKPTILHILNDINTGGIVSNLKGIHNSRLSQNYDFQILDIKSAKAALPSLKPDLIILNQVCNWRFLPDIFWLKQFAKILIHEHHYSQGFEEHNVTHKIRFRSMLRLAYGLADCVIAVSQGQANWMKEAKLVNQKKVRFIQQCPNLERFFNVSSQNIHQPLRLATYGRFCPQKGFDILIQAMEALRHYPVELVIGGYGEEEEKLKTMTADNPNIHFVGKVQDVPKFLEECDVVVIPSRWEPWGNVCLEAKAAAKPVIVSDIDGLSEQIDNCGVLIKPNDREELTRVIGAIATQNHGELLAWGVNGRESVKHNWEKYLTSWEETLSQLITKKSYKGIYLSSEIYKSAN
- a CDS encoding UDP-N-acetylglucosamine--LPS N-acetylglucosamine transferase, coding for MLVCSSGGHFKALYQLQNFWASYNRHWITFKTPTTELMLAEENKIWAWSPTNRHIPNLMRNLFLAWKVIRTERPDVIITSGAGVAVPFLIIGKLSGCQTVFVESITRVHNLSLSAKIALPFLNVIYVHWLPLQQRYRKAKMIVQ
- a CDS encoding lipopolysaccharide biosynthesis protein; this encodes MADQKKLQFWQKIASNPFLRNLSWLGSSELIIRVFRLITTVILARFLSPKDYGLAAIVLTTYDITQVFSRFGINAKLIQIEADRLEEFSQSAYRLNWLIYVCLFCIQCCLSFPISWFYGDSKLILPICAMAVIYLISPLAYINVALLQRENRLKVLAILNSTQVTVDNILTAILAYLGWGMWAIVLPKVLVAPLWVIIPYINHSWRPKKNFTAKHWREIIKFGRSMLGIKLLETLRNNLDYLIVGRFISLEQLGLYYFAFNAGLGISLSAINAISLALLPHLCEVRSQWDKFQQRYFHSLRTISFIIIPLVLLQSSLAYFYVPIVFGAKWIAAIPILVLICLSAIPRPYADAASQLLIAVDKPQIDLLFSVAFTVMFGIALLIGVHWQAIGVASAVLITHFLCMPLFTFWATRYVFANKVTKLV